A section of the Streptomyces sp. V3I8 genome encodes:
- a CDS encoding CARDB domain-containing protein, which yields MRWRPPGRRSLTGAVIAALMTTGLIPLAFTPNALAAAPAGAERPKAAAAVNLALGRPATAGGANGPYTAGNVTDGAQASYWEGPTGSFPQWVQVDLGATRTVDRVVLKLPAAWESRNQTLSLQGSTDGSAFRTLAASAGRAFGPAQANTVPIDLASPAEARYVRVNITGNTGWNAAQLSELEVIGDDGGTTPPPTGTNLARNKPVEATSSVQSYVAANATDDSTSTYWEAAGHPSDLTVKLGSDADVSAVVVKLNPDQAWGARTQAVQVLGRANSASAFTSLRDRADYAFSPSRDNNSVTVPVTGRVSDVRLRFFSNTGAPGGQVAEFQVVGTAAPAPDLTVTGLDWTPASPSERDAVTVNATVRNAGTARSAATTVEASLEGTVAGSGNVPALDAGASATVAVAADTRPAGDYSVSAVVDPRGTVAELDDGNNSRTAATRLVVGRAPGPDLEVGGITTSPANPAVGSSVSFTVAVHNRGTTAAAGSVTRLQVGSTTLNGTTGQIAAGATANVAISGTWTATGGGATLSATADATGVVDETNENNNVFAKSLVVGRGAAVPYTELEAEDGRYQGTLLTADAKRTFGHTNFATESSGRRSVRLNSTGQFVEFTSTTPSNSLVVRNSIPDAASGGGASATISLYADDTFVRKLDLSSKHSWLYGTTDDPEGLTNTPGSDARRLFDESHALLTQTYPAGTRFRLQRDAGDTAAFYVIDLVDLEQVAPAADKPANCTSITEYGAVPNDGLDDTDALQRAVTADQNGQISCVWIPSGQWRQEQKILTDDPLNRGQYNQVGIRDVTVKGAGMWHSQLYTLTPPHQAGGINHPHEGNFGFDIDHNTQISDIAIFGSGTIRGGDGNAEGGVGLNGRFGKGTKITNVWIEHANVGVWAGRDYSNIPELWGPGDGLEFSGVRIRNTYADGVNFANGTRNSTVYNSSFRNTGDDALAVWSSKYVKDTSVDVGHDNHFRNNTIQLPWRANGIAVYGGYGNTIENNVVADTMNYPGIMLATDHDPLPFSGQTLIAGNALHRTGGAFWNEDQEFGAITLFAQGQDIPGVTIRDTEILDSTYDGIQFKTGGGTMPGVKITDVRIDGSRNGSGILAMSGARGSAALTNVTITDSAEGSVLIEPGSQFTVSGAPVGASAARMNR from the coding sequence ATGAGATGGAGACCCCCAGGCCGCCGGTCACTGACCGGCGCCGTCATCGCCGCGCTCATGACGACCGGGCTGATACCGCTGGCCTTCACGCCGAACGCCCTGGCGGCCGCTCCGGCCGGGGCCGAGCGGCCGAAGGCGGCGGCCGCCGTCAACCTCGCGCTCGGGCGGCCGGCCACCGCGGGCGGTGCGAACGGCCCGTACACCGCCGGGAACGTCACCGACGGCGCCCAGGCGTCCTACTGGGAGGGGCCGACCGGGTCCTTCCCGCAGTGGGTCCAGGTCGACCTCGGCGCCACCCGCACCGTCGACCGGGTGGTGCTCAAGCTTCCCGCCGCCTGGGAGAGCCGCAACCAGACGCTGTCACTGCAGGGCAGCACCGACGGCTCCGCCTTCCGCACCCTCGCCGCTTCGGCCGGCCGGGCGTTCGGCCCCGCACAGGCCAACACCGTCCCGATCGACCTCGCCTCCCCCGCCGAGGCGCGCTACGTCCGGGTGAACATCACCGGGAACACCGGCTGGAACGCCGCGCAGCTCTCCGAGCTGGAGGTGATCGGCGACGACGGCGGCACGACCCCGCCGCCCACCGGCACCAACCTGGCCCGCAACAAGCCGGTCGAGGCCACCTCGTCGGTCCAGTCGTACGTCGCCGCCAACGCCACCGACGACTCCACCTCCACCTACTGGGAGGCGGCGGGCCACCCCTCCGACCTGACCGTGAAGCTCGGCTCCGACGCGGACGTCAGCGCCGTCGTGGTCAAGCTCAATCCGGACCAGGCGTGGGGCGCCCGCACCCAGGCCGTCCAGGTGCTCGGCCGGGCGAACTCGGCCAGTGCCTTCACCTCGCTGCGCGACCGCGCCGACTACGCCTTCAGCCCGTCCAGGGACAACAACTCGGTGACCGTCCCGGTCACCGGCCGCGTGTCCGACGTACGACTGCGGTTCTTCTCCAACACCGGGGCGCCCGGCGGCCAGGTCGCCGAGTTCCAGGTCGTCGGCACCGCAGCGCCCGCGCCCGACCTGACCGTCACGGGACTGGACTGGACGCCCGCCTCCCCCTCCGAGCGGGACGCGGTGACCGTGAACGCCACCGTCCGCAACGCGGGTACGGCACGCTCGGCCGCCACGACCGTCGAGGCCAGTCTGGAGGGCACGGTCGCCGGCAGCGGCAATGTACCCGCGCTCGACGCGGGCGCGTCCGCCACCGTGGCCGTCGCCGCGGACACCCGTCCGGCCGGTGACTACTCGGTCTCCGCGGTGGTCGACCCGCGCGGCACGGTCGCCGAACTCGACGACGGCAACAACAGCCGCACCGCCGCGACCCGGCTGGTCGTCGGGCGGGCTCCCGGCCCCGACCTGGAGGTCGGCGGCATCACCACCAGCCCGGCCAACCCGGCCGTCGGCTCGTCCGTCTCCTTCACCGTGGCCGTGCACAACCGCGGCACCACCGCCGCGGCCGGCTCCGTGACCAGGCTCCAGGTCGGCTCCACCACGCTCAACGGCACCACCGGCCAGATCGCGGCCGGAGCCACGGCCAACGTGGCGATCAGCGGGACGTGGACGGCGACCGGCGGCGGGGCTACTCTCAGCGCGACCGCCGACGCCACCGGCGTCGTCGACGAGACCAACGAGAACAACAACGTGTTCGCCAAGTCCCTCGTGGTGGGCCGCGGCGCCGCCGTCCCGTACACCGAACTGGAGGCGGAGGACGGCCGTTACCAGGGCACCCTCCTCACCGCCGACGCCAAGCGGACCTTCGGGCACACCAACTTCGCCACCGAGTCCTCGGGCCGCAGGTCCGTCCGCCTGAACTCCACCGGTCAGTTCGTCGAGTTCACCTCGACCACACCCTCCAACTCCCTCGTGGTGCGCAACTCGATCCCGGACGCCGCGAGCGGTGGCGGGGCGTCGGCCACCATCAGCCTGTACGCCGACGACACCTTCGTACGGAAGCTGGACCTGTCGTCGAAGCACAGCTGGCTGTACGGGACCACCGACGACCCCGAAGGGCTGACCAACACCCCCGGCAGCGACGCCCGGCGGCTCTTCGACGAGTCGCACGCGCTGCTGACGCAGACCTACCCCGCGGGCACCAGGTTCCGTCTGCAGCGGGACGCGGGTGACACGGCCGCGTTCTACGTCATCGACCTGGTCGACCTGGAGCAGGTCGCGCCCGCGGCCGACAAGCCGGCGAACTGCACGTCCATCACCGAGTACGGGGCCGTCCCGAACGACGGACTCGACGACACCGACGCCCTCCAGCGGGCGGTCACCGCCGACCAGAACGGCCAGATCTCCTGCGTGTGGATCCCGTCCGGCCAGTGGCGCCAGGAACAGAAGATCCTCACCGACGACCCGCTGAACCGCGGCCAGTACAACCAGGTCGGCATCCGGGACGTCACCGTCAAGGGCGCGGGCATGTGGCACTCCCAGCTCTACACGCTCACCCCGCCCCACCAGGCGGGCGGCATCAACCATCCGCACGAGGGCAACTTCGGCTTCGACATCGACCACAACACCCAGATCTCCGACATCGCCATCTTCGGCTCGGGCACCATCCGCGGCGGTGACGGCAACGCCGAGGGCGGTGTGGGTCTCAACGGCCGCTTCGGCAAGGGCACGAAGATCACCAACGTGTGGATCGAGCACGCCAACGTCGGCGTGTGGGCCGGCCGCGACTACTCCAACATCCCCGAACTGTGGGGCCCCGGCGACGGGCTGGAGTTCTCCGGCGTACGCATCCGCAACACCTACGCCGACGGCGTCAACTTCGCCAACGGCACCCGCAACTCCACCGTGTACAACTCGTCCTTCCGCAACACCGGCGACGACGCGCTCGCCGTCTGGTCGAGCAAGTACGTCAAGGACACCTCGGTGGACGTCGGCCACGACAACCACTTCCGCAACAACACGATCCAGCTGCCGTGGCGGGCCAACGGCATCGCGGTGTACGGCGGTTACGGCAACACCATCGAGAACAACGTCGTCGCCGACACCATGAACTACCCGGGCATCATGCTGGCCACGGACCACGACCCGCTGCCGTTCTCCGGGCAGACCCTCATCGCGGGCAACGCCCTGCACCGCACGGGCGGCGCGTTCTGGAACGAGGACCAGGAGTTCGGCGCCATCACGCTCTTCGCGCAGGGCCAGGACATCCCGGGGGTGACCATCCGTGACACCGAGATCCTCGACTCGACGTACGACGGCATCCAGTTCAAGACGGGGGGCGGCACGATGCCGGGCGTGAAGATCACCGATGTGCGGATCGACGGGTCCAGGAACGGCTCGGGCATCCTCGCGATGAGCGGGGCGCGCGGCAGCGCCGCCCTGACGAACGTCACGATCACCGACTCGGCCGAAGGGAGCGTACTGATCGAGCCGGGGTCGCAGTTCACCGTCAGCGGCGCACCCGTCGGGGCGTCGGCCGCCCGGATGAACCGCTGA
- a CDS encoding DeoR/GlpR family DNA-binding transcription regulator: protein MAEERSLPLIPDQRREQLLKHLRRDGVLSVQQITQLLGVSHMTVRRDIAELERQGQVFSVPGGARIASHLQSEPTHQAKTLIEQPEKHAMAARAARLVEDGMTVYLDAGTTLSAMVPFLVHHTALTVVTNDFTTVDRLMTAPHLDVIHVGGKVEPANRSSVGRLAATVLRQLALDVAFISTSSWDLLRGVTTPSELKVEVKQAAMECTGTSVLVAGSSKYGTFGKYRVAALGTFDTVITDSALAEAAAEGVRACGTELHQVDPRQDGGSPAP, encoded by the coding sequence ATGGCCGAGGAACGCTCCCTCCCGCTGATCCCCGACCAGCGGCGCGAGCAGTTGCTGAAGCACCTGCGCCGTGACGGAGTGCTCAGCGTCCAGCAGATCACCCAGCTCCTCGGCGTCTCGCACATGACGGTGCGCCGCGACATCGCCGAACTCGAGCGCCAGGGGCAGGTGTTCTCGGTGCCGGGCGGCGCCAGGATCGCCAGCCACCTGCAGAGCGAACCCACCCACCAGGCCAAGACGCTCATCGAGCAGCCCGAGAAGCACGCCATGGCCGCCAGGGCCGCGCGCCTGGTCGAGGACGGCATGACCGTCTACCTCGACGCGGGCACGACCCTGTCGGCCATGGTTCCCTTCCTCGTGCACCACACCGCGCTGACCGTCGTCACCAACGACTTCACGACCGTGGACCGGCTGATGACCGCCCCCCACCTCGACGTCATCCACGTCGGCGGCAAGGTGGAGCCCGCCAACCGGTCGAGCGTCGGCCGGCTGGCCGCCACCGTCCTGCGCCAGCTCGCCCTGGACGTGGCGTTCATCAGCACCAGTTCATGGGACCTGCTGCGCGGCGTGACCACCCCTTCCGAACTCAAGGTGGAGGTCAAGCAGGCGGCCATGGAGTGCACGGGTACGTCCGTACTCGTCGCGGGATCCTCGAAGTACGGCACCTTCGGCAAGTACCGGGTGGCCGCCCTCGGCACGTTCGACACGGTCATCACCGACAGCGCGCTGGCCGAGGCGGCGGCCGAGGGCGTACGCGCCTGCGGAACCGAACTGCACCAGGTGGATCCCCGGCAGGACGGCGGGTCCCCGGCCCCGTGA
- a CDS encoding discoidin domain-containing protein, giving the protein MRPQRRGWRGIAAVLSTALFLLGLPVLTAAAAAGPDLAAGRPATASSSHAEYAARNITDGDQGTYWQSAGSSLPQWVQTDLGTTARVDEVVLKLPTGWESRSQTLSVQGSADGTSFSTLKSSASYAFSPGSANTVTVAFPATQTRHVRIEITANTGWQAAQLSALEVREAGDSSVNLARGRTLTAASHNETYVPANAADGNKASYWESRNNDLPQWIQADLGSSVRVDRVVLRLPDGWGARSQTLKIQGSANGADFSDLTASKAYAFAPGNGNSVTVSFDATTTRYVRVLVTANTVQPAAQLSELEVYGPATGDTQAPGAPADLAYTEPATGQIRLTWKASDDNTGVTGYDVYADNELLTSVAGTVTTYTDNRPAGATVSYFVRAKDAAGNVSGNSNTVTRRGESGDTQAPTAPANLALTEPAAGQIRLAWNASSDNTGVTGYEVYADNSLLTTVGGAVTTYTDNRSASATVSYFVRAKDAAGNVSGNSNTVTRNGTSGPGSNLAVGKPITASSTVHTFAAENANDNSTSTYWEGSGHPATLTVKLGANADVSSLVLKLNPDSSWGARTQNIQVLGREQDATGHTSLVAAKDYAFSPSSGNTVTVPVTARVADVQLRFTSNTGAPAGQLAEFQVIGTAAPNPDLEVTALTAAPASPVESDEITLTATVRNSGEAAAPASSLALRLGGTKVATAAVAALAAGATRTVSASIGARDAGTYQLSAVADEAGAVIEQNETNNTYTSPTPLVVRPVSSSDLVPVPTTTPSGPADGDTVTFKVAVRNQGTTASAGGAHGLTVALVDSKGATVRTLTGSYDGTIAAGATSGAVTLGTWTAANGSYTVRTTVAADANELPVKRENNSATQSLFVGRGADMPYDMYEAEDGTTGGGAATVGPNRTVGDLAGEASGRKAVTLDSTGEYVEFTTKAATNTLVTRFSIPDSAGGGGIDATLDVYVDGTFRKALPLTSKYAWLYGAESGPGNSPSAGAPRHIYDEAHLMLGETVPEGAKIRLQKDTANTSRYAIDFVSLEKVAPVANPDPAAYAVPAGFGHQDVQNALDRVRMDTTGKLTGVYLPPGDYETSSKFQVYGKAVQVVGAGPWYTQFHAPSGQDNTDIGFRAENSAKGSAFKNFAYFGNYTSRIDGPGKVFDFANVSDMVIDNTWTEHMVCLYWGANTDRVTISDARIRNTFADGVNMTNGSTDNRVVNSESRASGDDSFALFSAIDAGGADMKDNLYENLTSILTWRAAGVAVYGGYDNTFRNIHIADTLVYSGITISSLDFGYPMNGFGTSPTTVENVSVVRSGGHFWGNQTFPGIWLFSASKVFQGIRVNDVDIVDPTYSGIMFQTQYDTGGRPINPIKDTVLTDISITGARRSGDAYDAKSGFGLWANELPEQGQGPAVGEVTFNGLRFGGNAVDVRNTTSTFKINVNP; this is encoded by the coding sequence ATGAGACCTCAACGCCGGGGATGGCGGGGGATTGCCGCCGTCCTCTCGACCGCCCTGTTCCTGCTCGGCCTGCCCGTACTGACCGCCGCCGCGGCCGCCGGGCCCGACCTCGCCGCCGGACGGCCCGCCACCGCCAGCAGTTCGCACGCCGAGTACGCGGCCCGCAACATCACCGACGGCGACCAGGGAACGTACTGGCAGAGCGCCGGGAGCAGCCTGCCCCAGTGGGTCCAGACGGACCTGGGCACCACCGCCCGGGTGGACGAGGTGGTGCTGAAACTGCCGACCGGCTGGGAGAGCCGCAGCCAGACCCTGTCCGTGCAGGGCAGCGCGGACGGCACCAGCTTCAGCACGCTGAAGTCCTCAGCCTCGTACGCCTTCAGCCCCGGCAGCGCCAACACCGTGACGGTGGCCTTCCCCGCCACGCAGACCCGGCACGTACGCATCGAGATCACCGCCAACACCGGCTGGCAGGCCGCCCAGCTCTCCGCACTGGAGGTCCGCGAGGCCGGTGACTCGTCGGTGAACCTGGCCCGTGGCCGCACCCTCACCGCCGCCAGCCACAACGAGACGTATGTGCCGGCCAACGCGGCCGACGGCAACAAGGCCAGCTACTGGGAGAGCCGCAACAACGACCTGCCGCAGTGGATCCAGGCCGACCTCGGCTCCTCCGTGCGCGTCGACCGGGTCGTCCTGCGGCTGCCCGACGGCTGGGGAGCCCGCAGCCAGACCCTGAAGATCCAGGGCAGTGCCAACGGCGCGGACTTCTCCGACCTGACCGCCTCCAAGGCCTACGCGTTCGCCCCGGGGAACGGCAACTCGGTGACGGTCTCCTTCGACGCGACCACCACCCGGTACGTGCGGGTCCTGGTCACCGCCAACACCGTCCAGCCCGCCGCCCAGCTGTCCGAACTCGAGGTCTACGGGCCGGCGACCGGCGACACCCAGGCGCCGGGCGCGCCCGCGGACCTCGCCTACACCGAGCCCGCCACCGGGCAGATCCGGCTGACCTGGAAGGCGTCCGACGACAACACCGGCGTGACCGGCTACGACGTGTACGCCGACAACGAGCTGCTCACCAGCGTCGCGGGCACGGTCACCACGTACACCGACAACCGTCCCGCCGGTGCCACGGTCTCCTACTTCGTGCGCGCCAAGGACGCCGCCGGCAACGTCTCCGGCAACAGCAACACGGTCACCCGCCGCGGGGAGAGCGGTGACACCCAGGCACCCACGGCCCCCGCGAACCTGGCCCTCACCGAACCGGCCGCCGGGCAGATCAGGCTCGCCTGGAACGCCTCCAGCGACAACACCGGCGTCACCGGCTACGAGGTGTACGCCGACAACAGCCTGCTCACCACGGTCGGCGGCGCGGTCACCACGTACACCGACAACCGTTCCGCGAGTGCCACGGTCTCCTACTTCGTGCGGGCCAAGGACGCGGCCGGCAACGTCTCCGGCAACAGCAACACCGTGACCCGCAACGGCACGTCGGGCCCCGGCTCCAACCTCGCGGTCGGCAAGCCGATCACGGCCTCCTCGACCGTGCACACCTTCGCCGCCGAGAACGCCAACGACAACAGCACCTCCACCTACTGGGAGGGCTCCGGTCACCCCGCCACCCTCACCGTGAAGCTCGGTGCGAACGCCGACGTCTCCTCGCTCGTCCTCAAACTCAACCCGGACAGCTCCTGGGGCGCCCGCACCCAGAACATCCAGGTCCTCGGCCGCGAGCAGGACGCCACCGGCCACACGAGTCTGGTCGCCGCCAAGGACTACGCCTTCAGCCCGTCGAGCGGCAACACCGTCACCGTGCCCGTCACCGCGCGCGTGGCCGACGTGCAGCTGCGCTTCACCTCCAACACGGGCGCGCCGGCCGGGCAGCTCGCCGAGTTCCAGGTGATCGGCACCGCGGCGCCCAACCCGGACCTGGAGGTCACCGCGCTGACCGCCGCGCCCGCCTCACCGGTCGAGTCCGACGAGATCACCCTCACCGCCACCGTCCGCAACAGCGGCGAGGCCGCCGCACCCGCCAGCTCCCTCGCACTGCGGCTGGGCGGCACCAAGGTCGCCACGGCGGCCGTCGCCGCCCTCGCGGCCGGCGCGACCCGGACCGTCAGCGCCTCCATCGGGGCACGCGACGCGGGCACCTATCAGCTCAGCGCCGTGGCCGACGAAGCCGGAGCGGTCATCGAGCAGAACGAGACCAACAACACCTACACCAGCCCCACTCCACTCGTCGTGCGGCCGGTCAGCAGCTCCGACCTGGTGCCGGTCCCGACCACCACACCGTCCGGCCCGGCGGACGGCGACACCGTCACCTTCAAGGTCGCCGTGCGCAACCAGGGCACCACCGCCTCGGCGGGCGGCGCGCACGGTCTCACCGTCGCGCTCGTCGACTCCAAGGGCGCCACCGTGCGGACCCTGACCGGCTCGTACGACGGCACGATCGCCGCGGGTGCCACGAGCGGGGCCGTCACGCTCGGCACCTGGACCGCCGCCAACGGCTCGTACACGGTACGCACCACCGTCGCCGCCGACGCCAACGAACTCCCGGTCAAGCGGGAGAACAACAGCGCCACCCAGTCCCTGTTCGTCGGACGCGGCGCCGACATGCCCTACGACATGTACGAGGCGGAGGACGGCACCACCGGCGGCGGCGCGGCCACCGTCGGGCCCAACCGGACCGTCGGCGACCTCGCGGGCGAGGCGTCGGGCCGTAAGGCGGTCACCCTCGACAGCACCGGTGAGTACGTGGAGTTCACCACCAAGGCCGCCACGAACACGCTGGTCACCCGCTTCTCCATCCCGGACTCCGCGGGCGGCGGCGGGATCGACGCCACTCTCGACGTCTACGTCGACGGCACCTTCCGCAAGGCGCTGCCGCTCACCTCGAAGTACGCCTGGCTGTACGGGGCGGAGTCGGGACCGGGCAACTCGCCGTCCGCGGGTGCCCCGCGCCACATCTACGACGAGGCGCACCTGATGCTGGGCGAGACCGTCCCGGAGGGCGCGAAGATCCGGCTGCAGAAGGACACGGCCAACACCTCCCGCTACGCGATCGACTTCGTCAGTCTGGAGAAGGTCGCGCCGGTCGCCAACCCGGACCCGGCCGCGTACGCCGTCCCGGCCGGTTTCGGGCACCAGGACGTGCAGAACGCCCTCGACCGGGTCCGCATGGACACCACCGGCAAGCTCACCGGGGTCTACCTGCCGCCCGGCGACTACGAGACGTCGAGCAAGTTCCAGGTCTACGGCAAGGCCGTGCAGGTGGTCGGCGCCGGGCCCTGGTACACGCAGTTCCACGCCCCGTCGGGCCAGGACAACACCGACATCGGCTTCCGGGCGGAGAACTCCGCCAAGGGGTCCGCGTTCAAGAACTTCGCCTACTTCGGCAACTACACCTCCCGCATCGACGGGCCCGGCAAGGTGTTCGACTTCGCGAACGTGTCGGACATGGTCATCGACAACACCTGGACCGAGCACATGGTCTGCCTCTACTGGGGAGCCAACACCGACCGTGTGACGATCAGCGATGCGCGCATCCGCAACACGTTCGCCGACGGCGTCAACATGACCAACGGTTCGACGGACAACCGCGTGGTCAACAGCGAGTCCCGGGCCTCAGGCGACGACAGCTTCGCGCTGTTCTCCGCGATCGACGCGGGCGGCGCCGACATGAAGGACAACCTCTACGAGAACCTGACCTCGATCCTCACCTGGCGGGCCGCGGGCGTCGCCGTCTACGGCGGTTACGACAACACGTTCCGCAACATCCACATCGCCGACACCCTGGTCTACTCGGGCATCACGATCAGCTCGCTGGACTTCGGCTACCCGATGAACGGGTTCGGCACCTCTCCCACGACCGTCGAGAACGTCTCGGTGGTCCGTTCCGGCGGCCACTTCTGGGGCAACCAGACCTTCCCCGGCATCTGGCTGTTCTCCGCCTCGAAGGTCTTCCAGGGCATCCGCGTCAACGACGTGGACATCGTGGACCCGACCTACAGCGGGATCATGTTCCAGACCCAGTACGACACGGGCGGGCGGCCGATCAACCCGATCAAGGACACGGTCCTCACGGACATCTCGATCACGGGGGCCCGCA
- a CDS encoding gluconate:H+ symporter, which yields MDTDIQHLLLGAAAVVVLILLITKAKLHPFLALSISALGLGLAAGIGPGKTVEFFQNGFGDALRSTGPTIGLGTILGGILLGSGGADRIATVFIGARPVKWIPTAITAAALLIGMPHLFDVSFVMLVPLVYAVAKRTHTHLLYVGLPMAAGLYISHGLLPPHPSPTLAVSAYGANTGLTILYGLIIGIPIAVVSGPLLTKVAGRWFGPAPDLDKGPVPEPEPLPDSRRRPASFTLALITVLLPPVLMLIGTVGTSHTAEGTLPYAFFEACDSSVLSLLAAVVFAFFALGVRSGFGLGQLQKMAGKGLGPVGGIVLILGAGGGLKAMLTATGIDKLISDYAVDWSIPPLLLAWLVAALLRICLGSATVATAAATGIVAPLLGAYPGLSPELMVLASASGAVMLSHVNDSGFWLFKEYFQLSVSQTFRTWTLMLSLQSLLSLGGVLLLSTFVGG from the coding sequence ATGGACACGGACATCCAGCATCTGCTCCTCGGCGCTGCCGCCGTCGTCGTGCTGATCCTGCTGATCACCAAGGCGAAGCTGCACCCCTTCCTGGCGCTGAGCATCTCCGCGCTGGGTCTGGGGCTGGCCGCCGGGATCGGCCCGGGCAAGACCGTCGAGTTCTTCCAGAACGGTTTCGGCGACGCGCTCAGGAGCACCGGCCCCACCATCGGGCTCGGCACCATCCTCGGCGGCATCCTGCTGGGCTCCGGCGGCGCCGACCGCATCGCGACCGTCTTCATCGGGGCGCGGCCGGTCAAGTGGATCCCCACCGCGATCACCGCGGCGGCCCTGCTCATCGGCATGCCGCACCTGTTCGACGTCAGCTTCGTGATGCTCGTCCCGCTCGTGTACGCGGTCGCCAAGCGCACGCACACCCACCTGCTGTACGTCGGACTGCCGATGGCGGCCGGTCTCTACATCTCGCACGGCCTGCTGCCCCCGCACCCCTCACCGACGCTCGCCGTCTCCGCCTACGGCGCCAACACCGGCCTGACCATCCTGTACGGCCTGATCATCGGCATCCCGATCGCGGTCGTCAGCGGCCCGCTGCTCACCAAGGTCGCCGGCCGCTGGTTCGGGCCCGCCCCCGACCTCGACAAGGGGCCCGTCCCCGAGCCGGAGCCGCTGCCCGACAGCCGGCGGCGGCCCGCGTCCTTCACGCTCGCGCTGATCACCGTGCTGCTGCCCCCGGTCCTCATGCTGATCGGCACGGTCGGCACGTCCCACACGGCCGAGGGCACGCTCCCGTACGCGTTCTTCGAGGCCTGCGACTCCTCCGTGCTGTCGCTGCTGGCGGCGGTCGTGTTCGCCTTCTTCGCCCTGGGCGTCCGCTCCGGCTTCGGACTCGGACAGCTCCAGAAGATGGCCGGCAAGGGCCTCGGGCCGGTCGGCGGCATCGTCCTGATCCTCGGCGCGGGCGGCGGCCTCAAGGCCATGCTGACCGCCACCGGCATCGACAAGCTCATCTCGGACTACGCCGTGGACTGGTCGATACCCCCGCTGCTGCTGGCCTGGCTCGTCGCCGCGCTGCTGCGGATCTGCCTCGGCTCGGCGACGGTCGCGACCGCGGCGGCCACCGGCATCGTCGCGCCCCTGCTCGGCGCCTACCCGGGGCTCTCCCCGGAACTGATGGTGCTGGCCTCCGCCTCCGGCGCGGTCATGCTGTCCCATGTGAACGACTCGGGCTTCTGGCTCTTCAAGGAGTACTTCCAGCTCTCGGTGTCCCAGACCTTCCGCACCTGGACACTGATGCTGTCCCTGCAGTCGCTGCTCAGCCTCGGCGGAGTGCTGCTGCTCAGCACCTTCGTCGGCGGCTGA